The following is a genomic window from Tachysurus fulvidraco isolate hzauxx_2018 chromosome 24, HZAU_PFXX_2.0, whole genome shotgun sequence.
tttaatCCGTTGTATTTCCCCCATCACCTCAGAGTGAATGTAACaggacacacagctgtaatgttGATGCAGATCTCACATTACTGCTGTGTCTGAGCTGATCATCTGAGTCCTGTGTCCATCATTAACACGTCAGATTCAGCTGACGTTCAGTTCATGCTGAGAAACtaatcacacacctgatcactGATCTAAACGCATAGTGATGctgtttctcctcctctcaGCTCTTCAGCCTGTTTCTCAcagttctgttctgttcctAATGTGTTCCACTGTAAATAAACTCATCTTTCGTCTCCGAACGAAGACAGTCGCAGTTCCAGACGTGTTATGACGTTTTTGTTCCCATTTTTTCTGGGGCTCTGTGGTGGTGATGAGGAGCAGAATTCACCGTGttataacacagcacacagaatgGACCTGAGAACATAACAGATCTCACATTAGTCTGATCGGGAgttcggattttttttttttaacaccgttcagttaaaatataaattcatttGAGTTCATGGAAACTTTTACTCTGAAGTGTTTTCTCCATTTTTACAGtcagatgaagaagaggaacCTGTGAGAAAGAAAGTAGGAGCTCAGGTGAGTGCTGACTTCTCACATAAAGTGTAAGTGCATCAGAGAATAAACATTAACAGGGTTTTTTATGTCTAGAGACAGCAGAATTTTCTGTGATAACAGTACTGTGTGTTAAATATTGTGATGTTTAGGAGAACTGATGGTATCAGCTCATCCCCACACACTGGAACTCAATGTTTAGTAATCCatttgatttgtgtttatttctcagGGTGGTGGTCTGTCATCTCTTCTTCCCCAACCCAAACACCTGAGTGTGAAGGAGATGAAGCGCCCCCTGGTGCCACACACTCTTACCAAACGCCCCACTCCCGCTGGTCACACCAAAGGGACCAAGTCTGGGTCTCAGGGCGTGTCCGGGACGAGTCCGTCCCCGTCGGCCATTAAAGCGGCGGCCAAGTCGGCATCGCTGCAGTTCGCTCGTCAGATCGCCGCAGACGAGGAGGGCAGTGACGACGAGCTCGCACCCGAGAATTACTTCTCCCTGTCAGAAAGGTCTTCCGAGCCGCCGGCCGAGGTGCCGTATCCCGATCCTCAGCCCTACGCTCCCTCACTGCAGCCTCCTCCCAGCGTAGAAGACGCTCCGCTGGACTTCGGCTCAGGCGCAGAGTCCCAGTCCAAGCCAGCGTGGGGCGCTCACGAGTACCACACCGCCGAGCTCCAACCACATGATCTCACACCCGGCgctcaggtacacacactccctcactcatcaccgacaactctacacacactttagtgtgttttcactgtgttTAGTGAGTTAGAACCCTGTGTCTAACAGAGGTCTTTAAGCGTCTGGTTCTTTTTGACCTGAAGCAGTCGAGCGTGTGTTAAAGGTTCGAGTCGGGAGTAAAGAGCAGGAGCGATATTATCATCTTTACATGATTCTACACAGATACCATTATGTCCGGTGACACACACTGCAGCTTCAGCAGAGAAAACCTCATTTAAACTGAACGTCGCTGCAGAATCGTAAAAAATCTACCATCACAGTCCCTGATGTTTCACACAACTACTCGGAGAAATTGTAGCTGGAGTTCTAAGATTCTTTTAGCTCCTCAGAATGTAGCCGGGGTCGATCCACAGCCGGGGTCTGCAGTGATGCCCTCAGAGATGATCCACTGTGTAAATCTGTGCAGGTTGAGAAGAACCTCTAATCAGTTTGACTGATGTTTCTCTGATCTACAGGAGTTTTATACTCAGGGTTACTTTCAGGAGCAGAACTCGAGTTTTGAGCAGGAGGAAGGAGAATCATCTACTCTGTTCAACGATGAAGcagtgagtaacacacacacacacacgcagagcgtCTCACCTGTTTGTGATACAATAAACTTATGTATAATTAAtgcatgttttcctttttttaatcttgtgtgtgtgtgtgtgtggtgattgtcCTCAGTTCCGCAGGCTGCAGGGGAAACAGAACCGAGGGAAAGAAGAGATCAAGTTCTTGGAAATTAAAGGTGACGATCAGCTCAGTGGCCATCAGCAGTGGTTGATGAAGAACATGACGACAGAGATGGAGCCACGCAAATCCTTCAGTaaggtcagtacacacacacacacacacacaccagcttcACAGAGGTAAGGTTAAAGGCAGTGGGTtcagtgtgatgtgatgtgatttgaGACTCTTCATCGTTacattatggatttttttttcctgtagaaAAAAGGAGACCAGCCGACGGGGCAACAGAGACGCAAACACCAGATCACGTATCTGATACATCAAGTGAGTGGatacatctgtctgtccatcagtgtgtctgttcatctgtttgAGCTGTATAGAGTTGTTTGTGTTATGTACAGATCACGTGGTGTGTAAATGatggttgtgtttttgttgttcaggctaaagagagagagatggagctgAAGAACAGCTGGTCTGACAATAAACTCACTCGCAGACAGACTCAGGCCAAATACGGCTTCTAGAGATCTGAAAaacctctctgtgtgtgtgtgtgtgtgtgtgtgtgtacgtacatgTTGGTCTGAGAATTGTTTCAGCACTGATTGAAACTCCATCCATAATATCACTTCATGTACATTGACCTGAAacatccagtgtgtgtgtgtgtgtgtgtgtgtgtgtgagtgtatatgtgcgtgcgtgtgtgtgtgcgcgcgcatgtgtgtgtatgtgtgtacgtgtgtatgccTAAAGGCTTAAATGTCCCAGAACACAAACGTTTGTTCTGTCATCGTGACCTGTGAACTCTAAAGGCCAACTCCTGGACTCCGTGCTGCTCTGAGGCTAACGAGGCTAACGTAGCTAACACACGATTGAAGCGTACGGCTGCCGGTTTAGCATGTCGTCATTCTccacaaataatgtaaatattctgCCGTTCCGATTCAGACTACGCCCCCTgctggtggtgtgtgtagtgaacCTCGCTACACTGGTGGCTTTACACTTCCTGTGTCAGCTACGTCCGTTTGTGTGGAAGCTCTGAGGGAAACTTGTGCAGGTTTAGTTTAGACACAAGTCCAAATTCATCAGCAGCTTCTGTTTGAGCTACAAGGCAACAAAtctgtgaactgtgtgtgtgtgtgtgtgtgtgtgtgtggcgcagTAAATATGTAATACTCTGTatagcaactttttttttaatgtgaagtAAAATATAATAGAGAAAGTGTGAAGGAAAGGAATGTTTTTCCCCATAAAAGGACTTCCTGTTCTCTGTATAATGTGTCACTCtcaaacaggtgtgtgtgtgtgtgtgtgagagagagatcagagttACTGATAGATAAAACCTGACCAAACAGAATCTGATGTAAATAAACTTCATTTAGTTCTGAAAGATCAGATGTAAGATGTTCGTGCTGTCATTATTTCATCACCGCACGTCATCGCTGTAACACGTCCCGCCTCCAGAGGGAGCCGAAGTGTTCGGTGTTGGGAGGAAAACACGGAGTAAACGAACCCTCAGTCACGTCAAATAAACCTCAGTCACAAGTACGAACAGATCGAGTAGAAAGGAGTTGAATAGAATTTCAGTAGAGTGAAGTTTGGAGCTTAAAGCGGAGAGAATCGTGGAGCTgagtttccatagcaacagaaATCTTCTCGACAGCTTATTAGCTCAACATGTTTATTATCTGTGTGTTAGCTTCAGACTCCTGCTCTGATCGACACGTCTCACCTTTAacaccaaaataaacacaaaggtCATAAAGAAAGACATGTAGCTTTAATGGGATGTGTGTGAAGGTCAGACTGGGACTGGGGTCGTTACTCCAGCTCTGATGCTGCTGGGGTTTCcatcactgctgctgctgctgcttcaagTTTCTTCTTCCTCGGTTCGATGTACGGTTCTACAGACAGCGGAACTCGTACTGTGTCCAAGCCgttcacctgcacacacacacacacacacatcatcacaactatacacacaaaacagtaaAAGTAATGGAG
Proteins encoded in this region:
- the prcc gene encoding proline-rich protein PRCC, producing MSLVAYDSSDDSERDDTVPVSRSSAKHGGLFASLPAPKRSEPAVGNLKSGPEPRGRKRAEPVRITAPEIQEDSSDEEEEPVRKKVGAQGGGLSSLLPQPKHLSVKEMKRPLVPHTLTKRPTPAGHTKGTKSGSQGVSGTSPSPSAIKAAAKSASLQFARQIAADEEGSDDELAPENYFSLSERSSEPPAEVPYPDPQPYAPSLQPPPSVEDAPLDFGSGAESQSKPAWGAHEYHTAELQPHDLTPGAQEFYTQGYFQEQNSSFEQEEGESSTLFNDEAFRRLQGKQNRGKEEIKFLEIKGDDQLSGHQQWLMKNMTTEMEPRKSFSKKKGDQPTGQQRRKHQITYLIHQAKEREMELKNSWSDNKLTRRQTQAKYGF